From the Pseudarthrobacter sp. MM222 genome, one window contains:
- a CDS encoding barstar family protein, translating into MKIYSADTWTIEELQALVGDAGRRALLVPAADTRQTVLEAFAETIDFQADDGLDLDALNDSLHDFADSVSDDGLTPTTFIWQVPSGFRADRSFGIICEVLQDAERYAGKHLDIIAVCL; encoded by the coding sequence ATGAAGATTTATTCGGCAGACACCTGGACCATCGAGGAACTGCAGGCACTGGTCGGCGACGCCGGCCGCCGCGCCTTGCTGGTTCCCGCAGCGGACACCAGGCAGACGGTCCTTGAGGCGTTCGCGGAGACCATCGACTTCCAGGCCGACGACGGGCTGGACCTCGACGCCCTCAATGACTCGCTGCACGACTTCGCGGATTCAGTCTCCGACGACGGACTGACCCCCACCACGTTCATCTGGCAGGTGCCGTCCGGGTTCCGCGCGGACCGCTCTTTCGGCATCATCTGCGAAGTTCTGCAGGACGCTGAACGCTACGCCGGGAAGCACCTCGACATCATCGCCGTCTGCCTCTAA
- the glgX gene encoding glycogen debranching protein GlgX — MVMPYIDTASTVDASRAFPLGLSVPSTGSPVMDDPRGAFANVAVYAPAVTTLDIAYQAPGGAWQLKTLPNVTNGVHHGIVEGLPVGSRYGLRPSPDHEALPLSMPAVDFDAAGDQPLLLDPYGRAVDQRENFITNVRMISDFDWGVDSSPRIPWRNTIIYEAHVRGQTMLHPDVPEHLQGTYAGLAHPAVIEHLIALGVTSVQLLPVHFHVDEPHLQSLGLTNYWGYNTAAFFAPHPGYATEAAQAAGAQAVQDEFKGMVKLLHAAGLEVILDVVYNHTAEGGTDGRALSFRGLGEMQYYRNDGHGRYVDTTGCGNSLDFGEPRVVQLVLDSLRYWVNEFHIDGFRFDLAVTLARNAANEFDPRHPFLVAIAADPVLSTSKLIAEPWDIGYGGWQTGRFPAGWVDWNDHFRDAVRTFWLADRAAIDAGGHGGSVARLADALSGSASLFEASGRSRLASVNLITAHDGFTLADLVSYDRKHNEANGEQNRDGHGDNRSYNHGFEGRTEDEDILARRAQTSRNLMASLMVSQGVPMITAGDELGRTQQGNNNAYCQDNPITWIDWTSTPESHAMLRTTKRIIRMRKEFLAGQPHDYPTREKQSYFHWFDAHGERMSGEIWQDPAHRVVQLLLGSDDGHMDGLVVVNGSAQDVKVTLPLLSNEDGTGSRLFELRLTTSELHDRRQGVRVSSGERDVVQANSISIYRT; from the coding sequence ATGGTCATGCCTTACATAGATACAGCCTCCACCGTAGACGCCTCGCGCGCGTTTCCGCTGGGCCTCAGCGTTCCAAGTACGGGTTCACCGGTCATGGACGACCCTCGGGGTGCCTTCGCGAACGTGGCTGTCTACGCCCCTGCCGTGACCACGCTGGACATTGCCTACCAGGCCCCGGGCGGCGCCTGGCAGCTCAAGACGCTGCCCAATGTGACCAACGGCGTCCACCACGGCATCGTGGAGGGCCTCCCTGTCGGCTCCCGCTACGGGCTCCGCCCCTCGCCGGACCACGAGGCCTTGCCGCTGTCCATGCCGGCCGTGGACTTCGACGCTGCAGGCGACCAGCCGCTGCTGCTGGACCCGTACGGGCGGGCGGTGGACCAGCGCGAGAATTTCATCACGAACGTCCGCATGATCAGCGACTTCGACTGGGGCGTGGACAGCAGCCCGCGGATTCCATGGCGCAACACGATCATCTACGAGGCCCATGTCCGCGGCCAGACCATGCTGCACCCGGACGTGCCGGAACACCTCCAGGGAACTTACGCCGGGTTGGCCCACCCTGCCGTGATCGAGCACCTCATCGCCCTCGGCGTCACCTCGGTCCAGCTGCTGCCGGTCCATTTCCATGTCGACGAACCGCATCTGCAGAGCCTCGGACTCACTAACTACTGGGGCTACAACACGGCCGCGTTCTTCGCCCCGCACCCCGGCTACGCCACCGAGGCGGCACAGGCCGCCGGGGCCCAGGCTGTCCAGGATGAGTTCAAGGGAATGGTGAAGCTCCTCCATGCCGCCGGCCTGGAAGTCATCCTCGACGTCGTCTACAACCACACGGCCGAGGGCGGCACCGACGGGCGTGCCCTGAGCTTCCGTGGCCTGGGCGAAATGCAGTATTACCGCAACGACGGCCACGGCCGCTACGTGGACACCACCGGGTGTGGAAATAGCCTGGACTTCGGTGAACCGCGCGTCGTCCAGCTGGTCCTGGACTCCCTGCGCTACTGGGTAAACGAATTCCACATCGACGGCTTCCGGTTTGACCTGGCCGTGACCCTGGCCCGGAACGCCGCCAACGAGTTCGATCCCCGCCACCCGTTCCTGGTCGCGATCGCCGCCGACCCCGTTCTCTCCACCTCCAAGCTGATCGCGGAGCCCTGGGACATCGGCTACGGCGGCTGGCAGACCGGACGCTTCCCGGCCGGCTGGGTCGACTGGAACGATCACTTCCGTGACGCCGTCCGCACCTTCTGGCTCGCCGACCGCGCAGCGATCGACGCCGGCGGCCACGGCGGCTCGGTGGCCCGCCTCGCCGACGCGCTGTCCGGCTCCGCCAGCCTCTTTGAGGCTTCGGGCCGGTCCCGGCTGGCCTCGGTCAACCTGATCACGGCCCACGACGGCTTCACCCTGGCCGATCTGGTGTCCTATGACCGCAAGCACAACGAGGCCAACGGCGAGCAGAACCGCGACGGCCATGGGGACAACCGCAGCTACAACCACGGCTTCGAGGGCCGCACCGAGGACGAGGACATCCTGGCCCGGCGCGCCCAGACCAGCCGCAATCTGATGGCCTCCCTGATGGTCTCCCAGGGCGTGCCCATGATCACCGCGGGGGACGAGTTGGGCCGGACCCAGCAAGGCAACAACAACGCCTACTGCCAGGACAACCCCATCACTTGGATCGACTGGACCAGCACGCCCGAGTCACACGCGATGCTGCGCACCACCAAGCGCATCATCCGGATGCGAAAGGAATTCCTGGCCGGCCAGCCGCACGACTATCCGACCCGCGAGAAGCAGTCGTACTTCCACTGGTTCGACGCGCACGGGGAACGGATGTCCGGGGAGATCTGGCAGGATCCGGCGCACCGCGTGGTCCAGCTCCTGCTCGGCTCCGACGACGGACACATGGACGGGCTGGTGGTGGTCAACGGCAGCGCCCAGGACGTCAAGGTCACCCTGCCACTGCTGAGCAACGAGGACGGCACCGGCAGCAGGCTCTTCGAACTGCGCCTGACCACCTCCGAACTGCACGACCGGCGCCAGGGCGTCCGGGTGTCCTCCGGGGAGCGCGACGTGGTGCAGGCCAACTCGATCAGCATCTATCGCACGTAG